Proteins encoded together in one Rhinopithecus roxellana isolate Shanxi Qingling chromosome 3, ASM756505v1, whole genome shotgun sequence window:
- the ANKRA2 gene encoding ankyrin repeat family A protein 2 isoform X2: MKKIVKIFKIRLTLTWRWHLSYLKVESYAECNIHTSPSPGIQVRHVYTPSTTKHFSPIKQSTTLTNKHRGNEVSTTPLLANSLSVHQLAAQGEMLYLATRIEQENVINHTDEEGFTPLMWAAAHGQIAVVEFLLQNGADPQLLGKGRESALSLACSKGYTDIVKMLLDCGVDVNEYDWNGGTPLLYAVHGNHVKCVKMLLESGADPTIETDSGYNSMDLAVALGYRSVQQVIESHLLKLLQNIKE, translated from the exons ATGAAGAAGATAGTAAAAATATTCAAGATCAGGTTAACTCTGACCTGGAGGTGGCATCTGTCCTATTTAAAGGTTGAAAGTTATG CTGAATGCAACATCCATACATCTCCTTCTCCGGGAATTCAAGTAAGGCATGTCTACACCCCATCTACAACAAAGCATTTCTCACCCATAAAACAGTCAACTACTTTAACCAACAAACACAGAGGAAATGAGGTCTCTACCACACCTCTGTTAGCAAATT CTTTGTCTGTTCACCAGTTGGCTGCTCAGGGAGAGATGCTGTATCTGGCTACTCGTATCGAACAAG aaaatgttatCAATCACACGGATGAAGAAGGATTTACTCCTCTGATGTGGGCTGCAGCACACGGGCAAATAGCTGTGGTAGAGTTCCTACTTCAGAAT GGCGCTGATCCCCAACTTTTAGGAAAAGGTCGAGAAAGTGCACTGTCGTTGGCCTGTAGTAAAGGCTACACAGATATTGTCAAAATGCTGCTTGATTGTGGAGTTGATGTAAATGAATATGATTGG AATGGAGGAACACCTCTGCTTTATGCTGTACATGGAAATCATGTGAAATGTGTAAAGATGCTCTTAG AAAGTGGGGCTGACCCAACAATTGAAACTGACTCTGGATATAATTCTATGGATCTAGCTGTAGCCCTGGGCTATAGAAGTG TTCAACAGGTTATTGAGTCACATTTGTTGAAGCTGCTTCAAAATATCAAGGAGTAG
- the UTP15 gene encoding U3 small nucleolar RNA-associated protein 15 homolog yields MAGYKPVAIQTYPILGEKITQDTLYWNNYKTPVQIKEFGAVSKVDFSPQPPYNYAVTASSRIHIYGRYSQEPIKTFSRFKYTAYCATFRQDGRLLVAGSEDGGVQLFDISGRAPLRQFEGHTKAVHTVDFTADKYHVVSGADDYTVKLWDIPNSKEILTFKEHSDYVRCGCASKLNPDLFITGSYDHTVKMFDARTNTSVLSVEHGQPVESVLLFPSGGLLVSAGGRYVKVWDMLKGGQLLVSLKNHHKTVTCLCLSSSGQRLLSGSLDRKVKVYSTTSYKVVHSFDYAASILSLALAHEDETIVVGMTNGILSVKHRKSEAKKESIPRRRRPAYRTFIKGKNYMKQRDDILINRPAKKHLELYDRDLKHFRISKALDRVLDPTCTIKTPEITVSIIKELNRRGVLANALAGRDEKEISHVLNFLIRHLSQPRFAPVLINAAEIIIDIYLPVIGQSPVVDKKFLLLQGLVEKEIDYQRELLETLGMMDMLFATMRRKEGTSVLEHTSDGFPENKKIES; encoded by the exons ATGGCTGGTTATAAGCCTGTAGCTATTCAGACATATCCTATACTTGGTGAAAAAATCACGCAAGATACACTGTACTGGAACAACTATAAG acCCCTGTTCAGATTAAGGAATTTGGTGCAGTTTCAAAAGTAGActtttctcctcagcctccatATAATTATGCTGTCACAGCTTCCTCAAGA ATTCACATTTATGGCCGATACTCCCAAGAACCTATAAAAACCTTTTCTCGATTTAAATACACAGCGTACTGTGCTACTTTTCGACAAGATGGTAGATTGCTTGTGGCTGGCAGTGAAGACGGGGGAGTTCAACTTTTTGATATAAGTGGGAGGGCTCCCCTCAGGCAGTTTGAAGGCCATACAAA AGCAGTTCATACAGTAGATTTTACAGCTGATAAATATCATGTGGTCTCTGGAGCTGATGATTATACAGTTAAATTATGGGATATTCCAAACTCCAAAGAAATTTTGACATTTAAAGAACATTCTGATTATGTGAGGTGTGGATGTGCTAGCAAACTTAATCCGGATCTCTTTATAACAG GATCATATGATCATACCGTGAAGATGTTTGATGCACGAACGAATACGAGTGTTCTCTCTGTTGAGCATGGGCAGCCAGTGGAGAGTGTCCTGCTTTTCCCCTCTGGAGGTCTTCTGGTGTCAGCAG GAGGTCGTTATGTTAAAGTCTGGGATATGTTAAAAGGAGGACAATTGCTCGTATCTTTGAAAAATCATCACAAAACCGTGACATGTTTATGTCTAAGCAGCTCTGGACAGAGGTTACTCTCTGGCTCACTGGATAG gaAGGTGAAAGTATACAGCACAACTTCCTATAAAGTAGTCCACAGTTTTGATTATGCAGCTTCAATTTTGAGTCTTGCCCTTGCA CATGAAGATGAGACAATAGTTGTAGGAATGACCAATGGAATACTGAGTGTTAAACATCGGAAATCTGAAGCAAAGAAGGAATCAATTCCCAGAAGAAGAAGGCCTGCATATCGAAcctttattaaaggaaaaaattacatGAAGCAACGG GATGACATTTTGATTAACAGGCCAGCAAAGAAACACCTAGAATTGTACGACAGGGATCTGAAACATTTTCGGATCTCTAAGGCACTCGACAGAGTTCTTGAT CCCACTTGTACAATAAAGACACCCGAGATTACGGTGTCCATCATAAAGGAGTTAAATCGAAGAGGAGTCCTTGCAAATGCACTTGCAGGTCGGGATGAGAAGGAAATCAGTcatgttcttaattttttgatAAG GCATCTTTCTCAGCCAAGATTTGCCCCTGTTTTAATCAATGCTGCTGAAATAATTATTG atATATATCTGCCTGTAATTGGTCAGTCCCCTGTAGTTGATAAAAAGTTTTTGCTACTTCAAGGACTTGTAGAAAAAGAGATTGATTACCAAAGAGAATTATTAGAAACCTTGGGGATGATGGATATGCTTTTTGCCACcatgagaaggaaggaaggcactTCTGTGTTGGAACATACATCTGATGGATTTCCAGAGAATAAGAAGATAGAATCATAG
- the ANKRA2 gene encoding ankyrin repeat family A protein 2 isoform X1 → MATSTNLDIGAQLIVEECPSTYSLTGMPDIKIEHPLDPNSEEGSAPGVAMGMKFILPNRFDMNVCSRFVKSLNEEDSKNIQDQVNSDLEVASVLFKAECNIHTSPSPGIQVRHVYTPSTTKHFSPIKQSTTLTNKHRGNEVSTTPLLANSLSVHQLAAQGEMLYLATRIEQENVINHTDEEGFTPLMWAAAHGQIAVVEFLLQNGADPQLLGKGRESALSLACSKGYTDIVKMLLDCGVDVNEYDWNGGTPLLYAVHGNHVKCVKMLLESGADPTIETDSGYNSMDLAVALGYRSVQQVIESHLLKLLQNIKE, encoded by the exons ATGGCTACATCAACAAATCTGGATATTGGAGCCCAGCTTATAGTGGAAGAGTGTCCCAGCACTTATAGCCTAACTGGCATGCCAGACATTAAAATAGAACATCCACTGGACCCAAATTCAGAAGAAGGGTCAGCTCCGGGTGTTGCCATGGGAATGAAATTCATATTGCCTAACCGATTTGATATGAATGTGTGTTCTCGATTTGTGAAGTCCTTAAATGAAGAAGATAGTAAAAATATTCAAGATCAGGTTAACTCTGACCTGGAGGTGGCATCTGTCCTATTTAAAG CTGAATGCAACATCCATACATCTCCTTCTCCGGGAATTCAAGTAAGGCATGTCTACACCCCATCTACAACAAAGCATTTCTCACCCATAAAACAGTCAACTACTTTAACCAACAAACACAGAGGAAATGAGGTCTCTACCACACCTCTGTTAGCAAATT CTTTGTCTGTTCACCAGTTGGCTGCTCAGGGAGAGATGCTGTATCTGGCTACTCGTATCGAACAAG aaaatgttatCAATCACACGGATGAAGAAGGATTTACTCCTCTGATGTGGGCTGCAGCACACGGGCAAATAGCTGTGGTAGAGTTCCTACTTCAGAAT GGCGCTGATCCCCAACTTTTAGGAAAAGGTCGAGAAAGTGCACTGTCGTTGGCCTGTAGTAAAGGCTACACAGATATTGTCAAAATGCTGCTTGATTGTGGAGTTGATGTAAATGAATATGATTGG AATGGAGGAACACCTCTGCTTTATGCTGTACATGGAAATCATGTGAAATGTGTAAAGATGCTCTTAG AAAGTGGGGCTGACCCAACAATTGAAACTGACTCTGGATATAATTCTATGGATCTAGCTGTAGCCCTGGGCTATAGAAGTG TTCAACAGGTTATTGAGTCACATTTGTTGAAGCTGCTTCAAAATATCAAGGAGTAG